Proteins from one Megalopta genalis isolate 19385.01 chromosome 1, iyMegGena1_principal, whole genome shotgun sequence genomic window:
- the LOC117218755 gene encoding uncharacterized protein LOC117218755 isoform X2: MLVLSSKLLFVVALTASTVGQDVKSMVFPPTGNGSVPEAPSRLEAIPRTDMTHLSEPYARPLTPSPSNYLPVPPRTFLNHRSELPYVYEHPNFAYPMAHSIDYSVGPSSKHLVIVSFIGLLLLFAIIQNTLASVKRRDMLTDVLSAREKRDLYAAYDFDSANAEQRNVLSDDVRVRCIQRTVCLENRKLTRTFGAVGKVLAKYLTRSVGKSLRSTSGWDRLVQDAGEAGIREEDCDVLYRDCEEQTSSETSVESRDE; encoded by the exons ATGTTGGTTCTGTCGTCGAAGCTTCTGTTTGTGGTAGCGCTGACGGCATCGACTGTCGGCCAGGATGTCAAGAGCATGGTGTTTCCGCCGACCGGAAATGGCTCCGTTCCGGAGGCCCCGAGCAGGCTGGAAGCCATCCCCCGCACGGATATGACACATCTTTCGGAGCCCTATGCGAGACCGTTGACTCCATCTCCGAGCAATTATCTACCCG TTCCGCCGAGGACCTTTCTCAATCATCGCAGCGAGCTACCCTATGTGTACGAACATCCGAACTTCGCCTATCCTATGGCACACTCGATCGATTACTCTGTGGGACCGTCCTCGAAGCATTTGGTGATCGTCAGCTTCATCGGGCTGCTCCTGCTCTTCGCGATCATACAGAATACACTGGCGTCTGTGAAACGCAGGGATATGCTTACCGATGTTCTGTCGGCCAGGGAGAAGAGGGACCTCTATGCTGCTTACGACTTTGATTCTGCG AACGCGGAGCAAAGGAATGTTCTATCGGACGATGTCAGGGTGCGTTGCATACAGAGGACGGTCTGCCTGGAGAACCGGAAGCTGACGAGGACGTTCGGCGCCGTTGGCAAAGTGCTCGCCAAGTACTTGAC ACGGAGCGTGGGCAAATCTCTGAGGTCGACTTCCGGTTGGGACCGTCTGGTCCAGGACGCAGGCGAGGCTGGAATTCGCGAGGAGGACTGCGACGTCCTCTACAGAGACTGCGAGGAGCAGACGTCCTCCGAGACTTCGGTAGAATCGCGCGACGAATGA
- the LOC117218755 gene encoding uncharacterized protein LOC117218755 isoform X1, with protein MLVLSSKLLFVVALTASTVGQDVKSMVFPPTGNGSVPEAPSRLEAIPRTDMTHLSEPYARPLTPSPSNYLPGNLPIPPRTFLNHRSELPYVYEHPNFAYPMAHSIDYSVGPSSKHLVIVSFIGLLLLFAIIQNTLASVKRRDMLTDVLSAREKRDLYAAYDFDSANAEQRNVLSDDVRVRCIQRTVCLENRKLTRTFGAVGKVLAKYLTRSVGKSLRSTSGWDRLVQDAGEAGIREEDCDVLYRDCEEQTSSETSVESRDE; from the exons ATGTTGGTTCTGTCGTCGAAGCTTCTGTTTGTGGTAGCGCTGACGGCATCGACTGTCGGCCAGGATGTCAAGAGCATGGTGTTTCCGCCGACCGGAAATGGCTCCGTTCCGGAGGCCCCGAGCAGGCTGGAAGCCATCCCCCGCACGGATATGACACATCTTTCGGAGCCCTATGCGAGACCGTTGACTCCATCTCCGAGCAATTATCTACCCGGTAACCTTCCTA TTCCGCCGAGGACCTTTCTCAATCATCGCAGCGAGCTACCCTATGTGTACGAACATCCGAACTTCGCCTATCCTATGGCACACTCGATCGATTACTCTGTGGGACCGTCCTCGAAGCATTTGGTGATCGTCAGCTTCATCGGGCTGCTCCTGCTCTTCGCGATCATACAGAATACACTGGCGTCTGTGAAACGCAGGGATATGCTTACCGATGTTCTGTCGGCCAGGGAGAAGAGGGACCTCTATGCTGCTTACGACTTTGATTCTGCG AACGCGGAGCAAAGGAATGTTCTATCGGACGATGTCAGGGTGCGTTGCATACAGAGGACGGTCTGCCTGGAGAACCGGAAGCTGACGAGGACGTTCGGCGCCGTTGGCAAAGTGCTCGCCAAGTACTTGAC ACGGAGCGTGGGCAAATCTCTGAGGTCGACTTCCGGTTGGGACCGTCTGGTCCAGGACGCAGGCGAGGCTGGAATTCGCGAGGAGGACTGCGACGTCCTCTACAGAGACTGCGAGGAGCAGACGTCCTCCGAGACTTCGGTAGAATCGCGCGACGAATGA